The window GGATGCTTTGGTCGCCTCGACACCAGCTCTACTTCGTTCACGGTCGCGGTACGGAATGTCAGCGTCGCCCGATTGGCGTTCCTTGGCTGCCTTGGAACGCTGCAGCGCTTTGCTCTCAATGGCAGAGGCGTGGAACTGCAGTGATCGCTTCCTCGCCGCCCGCTCAGCCGATTCAATCGAAGAAAGCCCCGACAATTCGCCCAAGGTCGCGTCTTCGAAGTTGGCGTCGTCGGCAGACACCGCGAATGGATTTCTGGCAGCGGTGTTAGCACCGCTGCCCTTCTTTTTAAGCTTGACTTGCAGCGTCGGCTCATCGTCTAGATCGGCCAAACCAGCTGCCAATGGTGCGACAGACTCCACCTTCTTTGCGTGAGCTGCCTGCTTTTTCATCTTGTCGATGCCGGCGctcttctttttcttctgCTTGGGCTCAGTGGCCTCCACAtggtcttgatcgtcgtTGTCCGCGTTGCGCTTTTGCTTCTTTgcgttcttcttggctttgACGGGTGTGACATTCTCTTTGCCGCTGCTTGCGACGGCATCCGCCATGAGATCTGTCAACTCGTTTTCGTCTAGATCGCCAAGGTCGTCATCTTCACTGCCTTGGCTGAGCATATGCATgtcgtccatctcgttgGGGGAGAGACCACCATAGCTTGCAGATATGCGGAGTGGATCAAAGGTCAGCCCGAGATCCTCCATGACGCTAAGGCCTTGTTTGAGTCGCATCATACGCTGCATCACCGGGTGTGTTCGTAGCTTGGCAGGCTCGGCGGCGAATTCGGGAGAGGCGCGAAGGTGGAAGTAGAAAGTCATGGTAGTAATGTAGACAGCGAGCGTCTGATAGTGGACGTGTTTCACTTCCAGACTAGCGTGGTTCGGATGCTCTGCCATCGTCTTTTTCAGCGATTGGTCGACTCGTCCAAACTCTTCGAGCATATCAGCGTATTCGCCCGCAAGCGCCACAGCCTCAGGGCTCATTTGTTGTAGCTTGACCAGAAGGGCCCGACGAGAAGATTCATCTGCTGGTCCTGCGGTTACGCCGTTTGTCGAGGAAATGGACGTGCTGAACTCTttgtcgatcgaggaggGCAAGATACTGCTATTATCGTCGTCGAATTCTCGCCTCCGTTGTTCCCGCGAAGCGTCCTTAGCAGATTTGGCGAGTTGGctgtcggcatcgtcgccgCCGATACCAAAGTCCGAATCATCCATAGCACTACGGCTCTTCTTCTGCAAGCGCTTCACTTCTttgagctcaagctcgcgtgcctgctcctcgtcgattTCTGAATCCGAGTCTATGGCATCGAGGTCGTTGGTGTTGTAGTAGGCTCGC of the Mycosarcoma maydis chromosome 2, whole genome shotgun sequence genome contains:
- a CDS encoding rRNA-processing protein SAS10 (related to SAS10 - involved in silencing); amino-acid sequence: MAGRRGAKGRRSSGGGDASGSLSRSAGYDDIPKDDEDLFEASRDQILLDGYDRAAGASDDDMDVGLNNREVLGVAEAPSDEDEESESQHEQDQEDAYEDDQAYSARQARKAKKADIVVSSDDDVDLDDDEEEDQEEDGRKLHENDRGWGVNKRAYYNTNDLDAIDSDSEIDEEQARELELKEVKRLQKKSRSAMDDSDFGIGGDDADSQLAKSAKDASREQRRREFDDDNSSILPSSIDKEFSTSISSTNGVTAGPADESSRRALLVKLQQMSPEAVALAGEYADMLEEFGRVDQSLKKTMAEHPNHASLEVKHVHYQTLAVYITTMTFYFHLRASPEFAAEPAKLRTHPVMQRMMRLKQGLSVMEDLGLTFDPLRISASYGGLSPNEMDDMHMLSQGSEDDDLGDLDENELTDLMADAVASSGKENVTPVKAKKNAKKQKRNADNDDQDHVEATEPKQKKKKSAGIDKMKKQAAHAKKVESVAPLAAGLADLDDEPTLQVKLKKKGSGANTAARNPFAVSADDANFEDATLGELSGLSSIESAERAARKRSLQFHASAIESKALQRSKAAKERQSGDADIPYRDRERSRAGVEATKASREAKLQQQLNGGMGKETALDDEDGWGDADEKDWRDVMGQPMDASAKPRLGNDDDNDGDDDAADYYDLVASSRKRARVEAKAEYDEARNAERFALMEDDVLEDGEHRGITRQIEKNKGLTPHRPKTSRNPRVKKRLKYEKAKKKLGSRQAVFKGGQSSLQGGYGGEASGISSHLVKSRKLG